A window of the Lolium perenne isolate Kyuss_39 chromosome 7, Kyuss_2.0, whole genome shotgun sequence genome harbors these coding sequences:
- the LOC127311459 gene encoding uncharacterized protein, with the protein MAAPNEEEIHEMITSGTTAAAASPGFFMTAAAACPGFFTQEETRATAAVAARNEHREDVADGSQAVEEEGEEEEEPTQSAANLSKGKKKRKKDSPPAEPRIKWTPKEEECLAEAWMTVSTNGIIGANQSFDTYWLRVKQAYEERKLVDPYFKKTNMNVFRGDKAMATHWGLMQTACSKWHGIQEECEKRPISGHDLEQKLRRALDMYTDDTGLQFKFLNVYARLENCEKWKEVRTTLSKSKTEQYNPDAPAASAAEGRPELGQKKLKELKKTGNPADRMQASIDKCWADLRTHADGRNDKFDGRWREMLANQGVRIALLKTTAAAKKRNTDLAFLMGGGDMELMDEETRNWYQGHRNDILRATPASPSSSPPAPTSSASPSTSSTAAASTSTAAGSSSAAAASSATTCEETVSV; encoded by the exons atggcggcgccgaacgaagaggagatccacgagatgatcacctccggcaccaccgccgccgctgcgagcccggggttcttcatgaccgccgccgctgcgtgcccggggttcttcacgcaagaggagacgagggcgacggcagctgtggcggcgcgcaacgagcatcgggaggatgttgccgacggaagccaagccgtcgaagaagaaggcgaggaagaagaagagccaactcaatccgccgccaacctgtcgaaggggaagaagaagaggaagaaggactcgccgcctgccgaaccgcgtatcaaatggacgccgaaggaagaggagtgcctcgccgaagcttggatgaccgtgtccacgaacggcataatcggggccaatcagtcgttcgacacatattggcttcgagtgaagcaggcgtacgaggagcgcaaactcgtcgatccctacttcaagaagacgaacatgaacgtgttccgtggagacaaggcaatggccacccattgggggctcatgcagacggcgtgcagcaaatggcacggcatacaggaggagtgcgagaaacggccgatcagcggccacgacttggagcaaaag ctgcgccgagctttggacatgtacacggacgacaccggcctgcagtttaagttcctcaacgtctacgcccgcctcgagaactgcgagaagtggaaggaagtccgcacgaccctctcgaagagcaagaccgagcagtacaaccccgacgctccggcggcaagcgcggcggaagggcgccctgaactcggccagaagaagctcaaagagctcaaaaagacgggcaatcccgccgacaggatgcaggcgtcgatcgacaagtgctgggccgacttgaggacgcacgccgacgggaggaacgacaagttcgacggcaggtggcgggagatgctcgccaaccaaggcgtccggatcgccctgctgaagacgacggcggcggcgaagaagaggaacacagacttggcgttcctcatgggcggcggcgacatggaactgatggacgaggagacgaggaattggtaccagggccaccgcaacgacatcctccgagccactccggccagtccttcgtcgtctccgccggctcctacctcgtctgcctcaccatctacctcgtcgactgcggctgcttcgacgtccactgccgctggttcatcatccgccgccgcagcctcttcggccacgacgtgtgaggaaactgtttccgtgtaa
- the LOC127311458 gene encoding probable histidine kinase 1: MGDEYLSDPEDEVAPSMWPENIGDKHKKQFKMEKLGNDHDALKDVKFDQQPVRMDIHRLIEMANSEKGTSHMQYFVKHWEYKRANTVRLLNEQVGLLSQQRKEIEEKKLQILEDQRCQDENYYAAIRQVPILDEVYKDEWKRPSKKGDDLSCNQELKIDAEYDSIFYWKERAMLLEKALEASLQRERALEEKLEQSIKNLQSHTPVEEFSGMLKRADYFLHLVLESAPIVIAHQDTDLRYRFIFNHFPTLADEDVIGKTDYEILAGEGIDEMNNVKREVMAKGIPTKREFVFNTPLFGAKTFVTYIEPVFSKSGETIGVNYVAMDITDQVKRREKMADIRVREAIQQAKETELSRSLHITEETMRAKQMLATMSHEIRSPLSGVLSIAEILTTTKLDKEQYQLLEVMLSSGDLVLQLINDILDLSKVESGAMKLEATTFRPREVVKHVLQTAAASLKKELTLEGCIGDDVPLEVIGDVLRIRQILTNLISNAVKFTHDGKVGINLHLVDKQQAGCELENGQLPMIAHPACANNTAAEKSAASPRICDSDTSCCSSRGDACQNGISSDENLREYNEGEVVWLRCDVYDTGIGIPEKSLPFLFKRYMQASTDHARKYGGTGLGLSICKQLVELMGGSLTVVSNEDEGSTFTFMIPCKIPVKEELSDDPDDAPSSRNDLTISDIEGSFVFKPKVRPSLLSSGVPLMNNTKLFGTEIMCYDPTNILEDHKPLSNGFVSSKENSGKCAPAASQSNGPSVRNIDEDQDNGSMIFDLNSQAERISSSRGDTASISGADIQEGRKACKALEETSLNKKSKCSPSSSKAKILLVEDNKVNIMVAKSMLAPLGYGIDIVNNGIEAIHAVQRCQYDLILMDVHMPEMDGLQATRLIRSFENTGCWDASVKTEGNQMLANSAFSSDCAQEKKGKRVPIIAMTANSFSESADECLAAGMDSYISKPMNLQKTKECLQRYLLSQ, translated from the exons ATGGGGGATGAATACCTATCTGATCCTGAAGATGAGGTCGCACCATCGATGTGGCCTGAGAACATAGGGGATAAGCACAAGAAGCAGTTCAAAATGGAGAAACTTGGGAATGACCACGATGCACTCAAGGATGTTAAATTTGACCAGCAGCCTGTTCGTATGGATATCCACCGACTTATAGAAATGGCAAATTCTGAGAAAGGCACTTCTCATATGCAATACTTTGTCAAGCACTGGGAATATAAGCGGGCCAATACTGTTCGGCTTCTCAACGAACAGGTTGGCCTTCTCTCCCAACAGAGAAAAGAGATTGAAGAAAAGAAGCTACAAATCTTGGAGGATCAGCGCTGTCAGGATGAAAATTATTATGCTGCGATTCGGCAAGTACCAATACTGGATGAAGTCTACAAAGATGAATGGAAGCGGCCAAGCAAAAAGGGTGATGACCTTTCCTGTAATCAAGAGCTTAAAATAGATGCAGAATACGACAGTATTTTCTACTGGAAAGAGCGAGCAATGCTGCTAGAAAAAGCACTTGAGGCAAGCCTGCAAAGGGAACGTGCATTGGAGGAAAAGTTAGAGCAAAGTATAAAGAATCTTCAGTCACATACACCAGTGGAGGAATTCTCTGGAATGTTAAAACGAGCTGATTACTTCTTGCACTTGGTTCTCGAAAGTGCTCCTATTGTAATTGCTCATCAG GATACTGACTTGCGGTACCGGTTCATTTTTAACCACTTCCCAACACTTGCTGACGAG GATGTTATCGGTAAAACCGACTACGAGATATTGGCAGGAGAGGGTATAGATGAAATGAATAATGTCAAGAGAGAGGTTATGGCCAAGGGTATTCCGACTAAGAGAGAGTTTGTATTTAACACTCCATTGTTTGGAGCAAAGACCTTTGTGACATACATTGAACCAGTATTCAGCAAATCTGGTGAGACAATTGGTGTGAATTATGTTGCAATGGACATAACAGATCAG GTCAAAAGAAGAGAGAAAATGGCGGACATACGGGTGAGAGAAGCTATCCAACAAGCTAAGGAAACAGAACTTAGCAGATCTCTTCACATAACTG AGGAAACAATGCGAGCAAAACAAATGCTAGCCACCATGTCCCATGAGATCAGATCTCCTCTTTCAGGGGTTCTTAGCATTGCTGAAATTCTTACAACTACCAAACTGGATAAAGAACAATATCAGCTGCTAGAAGTTATGTTATCTTCTGGAGATCTTGTGTTGCAATTGATCAATGACATCCTTGATCTTTCCAAAGTGGAGTCAG GTGCTATGAAACTAGAGGCTACAACATTTAGACCAAGGGAAGTTGTTAAACATGTACTTCAAACTGCTGCTGCTTCTCTGAAGAAGGAATTGACCCTTGAAGGTTGCATAGGTGATGATGTTCCATTGGAG gTCATTGGTGATGTCCTAAGGATTAGGCAGATTCTGACCAACTTGATCAG CAATGCAGTGAAGTTTACACATGACGGGAAGGTTGGGATAAATCTACATCTTGTAGATAAGCAGCAAGCAGGATGCGAACTAGAAAATGGACAACTTCCTATGATAGCCCATCCCGCATGCGCAAATAATACTGCCGCAGAAAAATCTGCTGCCTCTCCAAGAATCTGTGATTCAGATACTTCGTGTTGCTCCAGTCGTGGAGATGCTTGTCAGAATGGGATTTCATCAGATGAAAATTTAAGGGAGTATAACGAGGGAGAAGTTGTTTGGCTTCGCTGCGATGTATATGATACTGGGATTGGAATACCAG AGAAGTCCTTGCCGTTTCTGTTCAAGAGATATATGCAAGCCAGTACTGATCATGCTAGAAAATATGGCGGGACAGGGCTTGGCCTTTCGATTTGCAAGCAATTG GTGGAGTTGATGGGTGGTAGTCTAACTGTGGTTAGCAACGAGGATGAAGGATCAACATTTACATTCATGATACCTTGCAAAATTCCTGTAAAAGAGGAGctcagtgatgatcctgatgatgcGCCCAGTTCTCGTAATGATTTGACTATCAGTGATATAGAGGGTTCTTTCGTTTTCAAGCCAAAAGTACGACCTTCTCTTCTGTCTTCAGGAGTTCCATTAATGAACAACACCAAGTTGTTTGGCACTGAGATTATGTGCTATGATCCTACTAACATATTAGAGGATCATAAGCCACTCTCAAATGGTTTCGTGTCATCGAAAGAGAATTCTGGAAAGTGTGCACCTGCTGCTAGCCAATCAAATGGTCCAAGTGTTAGGAACATTGATGAAGACCAAGATAATGGTTCCATGATCTTTGATCTGAATAGTCAAGCTGAACGGATTTCCAGTTCACGAGGCGACACAGCATCAATTTCAGGGGCTGACATTCAGGAGGGAAGGAAAGCATGCAAAGCTCTTGAAGAAACATCACTTAACAAGAAATCCAAGTGTTCTCCAAGTAGCAGTAAGGCAAAGATTCTCCTTGtcgaagataacaaagtcaatatAATGGTGGCAAAATCAATGCTGGCGCCGCTGGGCTACGGAATAGACATAGTAAATAATGGAATTGAAGCAATCCATGCAGTACAGCGGTGTCAATATGATCTTATCCTGATG GATGTTCACATGCCAGAAATGGATGGCCTACAAGCCACTAGATTGATCCGTTCGTTTGAAAATACTGGCTGTTGGGACGCTTCTGTAAAGACTGAAGGTAATCAGATGCTAGCTAACTCAGCTTTTTCATCTGATTGCGCACAAGAAAAGAAAGGGAAGAGAGTTCCTATAATTGCG ATGACAGCAAATTCATTTTCAGAGAGCGCTGATGAGTGCCTTGCTGCAGGCATGGATTCTTACATATCAAAGCCAATGAACTTACAAAAAACAAAAGAGTGCCTGCAGCGCTATTTGTTATCTCAGTAA